The Anopheles maculipalpis chromosome 3RL, idAnoMacuDA_375_x, whole genome shotgun sequence genomic sequence TCCTGGTTCCGGGTTTCCTGCCcttaattataaaattgaCAATTATTACAAACACGTGGCTATCGGTGGCACatcattttacaaaacaaaactctctcgctctcaccTCACGTTTGCCTAATCATCCACAAACGCTGCGAACAGCTGACGTACCCCACACGCACAGCTACATCAGCCTGTTCCAtccatttcatcatcatcgaatAAACACACAGAATTCATTCGCTCTCGCCGGGTGCGCCTGTCTGTATGAGGCGTGCgtgaaaaggaagcaaacctTCCATCGCTTTTGCTTGTCCACGCTTTGCGCTCGCTCCTGCATACAGGCGGTATCTTCCGTCGAGCAATGGGACGCTCGGTAGGGGAACCGACAATCCAACCGATACCAAAGGTCACCTTCAAAAACGCGTCGAGACGACGCACTCTCGGTTTCGGATATCGGTGGATCGCGTCGAGGTCAGTACAAATATTCCATCGTCGGCCGCTTTACTGTACGCACGCGACTCGTGACTACTCTGCTTTTCCGGTGAGACACTCCGGATAGTATCCGTTAATTTACACCTACCTTCCAAGTGAGTGCAGTGACTTCTTTGGCTCAGTGCGAGTGTTCTTATCATTCGAGCGAATTGTTCTAACAACCATTATCGTGTTCATCGGTTCCGTTTCCCAGGGCAGACGTACAAACAGTTAAGCCGTCCGAAATGTCTGAAGTAAAATCTAAGCTGCTTACCCAGATTGCCGAACCAATGACCTCGTCCGGCAACAAGGTCACCGTTGTCGGTATCGGCCAGGTCGGAATGGCCTGTGCATTCAGTATTCTGACCCAGGTATGATTCCAGCCACGAAAAACAAGTTCCAGTGCTCTTTAAAAACTGCTCGTGTGATACATTTGCTTACAACAATCTGCTTTCCAATGCCCCTTTCGACAGAATGTGTCCAGTGAGGTGGCCCTCATTGACGTCAACGCGGACAAGCTGCAGGGTGAAATGTTGGATCTGCAGCACGGTTCTGCATTCATGAAGAATGCTCACATCAACGCAGGCACCGGTAAGTTGTACTACCACAGTGCGCCACGTCTGACGGCCCATAACGTTCCTCATACCGTAGCTGTGCTCTCGTGGCAATTCGATCATTCCAGACTGGCCTGGTCTGCCTGGCTGGTTGAATGACATTTCAAGAACACTTTTACTATCATTCGGGCATTGCTATCTTCGCTCGTTGGTCAATTGAAACGGCTGCGAGCGACTGTTAGATAAATTGAGCGAGAGAGTTTTCGGCAATAACGGTACGGTGCGCTCAGTCGGCAGAAACTCTACTGCCCCAATTTCAATTCTTCTGTCGCCATTGTTAAAGAGGGGAAGCAGTATTGCAAATGAAATCGAAAGTTAAGTGCTGTGAACAATTCCAATGCTAGACATTAGCAATCAAGATGCCGGATGTTAGATttggcacatacacacatgctcTCTTTGTATATGAATGTTAGAGATGAAAGTATAAAAGAAATTGCACCATCCCAAAATAAAAGATGTTTGTTCCACGGATGTGTTCATCGTAGGATGAAACACACTAAAGCGCATGCCCTAACGTTCGATACAAACACTGACTTCAGCTTGACCTCCCAGTGAACTTTAACTACCATCGAGGGAGCTCGCTTTTACTTGATTATTCCTTCGTTTGAAGGGTGTATCCAACACGATTGTCTCGTAAAGTAGGACAGAACGGTAGAATAAATGCATAGGATGCAGTTTTGCAATGCAAGTGGGGAATTTCAGTGCATTGCCCTTCGAACAATGGAGTGCTAAAGTTCTGCAACAATCCATCGTCAAGACAGGACGTGGTATAGTGTctgtaatttaattaaacatttaccAAAGTCAACTTCCTCGTAACCTTGTTTAGAAGGGAGCTATCACTTCTTTAACAAATTAAGCTTTTTAAACAATCTTGGTTTTTAAATTAAGCAGCATCATGGTCTCAGTTTTTTGCCTTTGTTTCATTGAtaacgtttttttgtgtgcaaagtACTACgagatcttcttcttggtttaacgtcCTGCtaggtcataccggccatcaAACGAGACTTATTGAAATCATGCAGCTGGATAATCATCAAGACTGGTGCTACTATAGCCTCAGCCACCGGGCTAGATCATCGTTCGTAACATGAGCGGTTCGTGCTAACTTTTACTAAAACCCATGTTCCCGCTCGTTTTTGAGattagcaaaacaacaaaggaAACAGCCCTTTACCGTTATCGCAGTTCAGAGTAGGTTGTCTTCTATTTGTACAGTTTAAAGTGTCCTTATCTGTGTGTCATATTTCTTTATTATTGCCTATTACCGGATACTGCAAACGGTAATGCTATTTTACGCACACAGCCCAGCCGATTATGTCTATCAGTTTCACAGCAAAACTCTTCgattaaacatttaaatagaCAATTTAACTAGCTTGCTTACACTTGGACATAAACATACAACAAAGTCCATGTTGCGGTAATCGCAAACAGAACACATCATTAGAGTGATGATTGTAGCGCCTAACACATTCAGTGGATGTCGGAAGCACATTAAGACACCGAATGTTTGAATCGAACCTAGGCGTAGAAAACATAGCATTactaaaaacattcatttctagttataaataaaaaataatgtattGAACACTTTCTATATCATGTTGTAGAAACacatttcttaatttttgATTAGAAACCTTTCAAAAATGGATGCTCCATCGTGTTTGTGTTACAATCTCTCAACCTAACACACAGCGCGCCAAAAATTATGCGTGAGATAAActcgtgagagagagagaataacCCAAGCAACAAGTTCTCACTTCTCGCTATAGTGAACTGAGTGTTACTCTTTCCTCACTATGTAGCAGTAGATCAAACTCTTACACCTAGGTGGCGCTCTTGTAAAcactttcaaattcaaacttaTTCCATTGTCGTTAGATTTATGCAACCGTTACTTACCTCAAAAACTACAACCAACACACCCTTTCCACATATTTACctttcagatttctcagtaTCAGCTGGATCCCGTTTGATCGTAATTACGGCGGGCGTACGCCAAAAGGAGGGAGAAAGTCGTTTGGATCTCGTCCAACGTAACACTGATATTCTGAAGGGTATCATCCCTAAGCTAGTTGCGCAAAGCCCCGACTGCATCTTGCTGGTTGTTTCCAACCCGGTCGACATCCTCACCTACGTAGCGTGGAAGCTTAGCGGTTTGCCGAAGAACCGTGTCATTGGATCCGGCACCAATCTTGACTCGTCCCGATTCCGCTTCCTAATGTCGCAAAAGCTGGGCGTTGCCCCTACCTCCTGTCACGGTTGGATCATTGGTGAGCACGGTGACAGCAGCGTACCGGTCTGGTCCGGTGTAAACGTAGCCGGTGTACGATTGGCCGAAATTAACCCTAGCATCGGTACCGAAGCCGACACTGAAAAATGGGGAGATTTGCACCAGCAGGTTGTCAACAGCGCATACGAAGTTATTCGTCTGAAGGGCTACACTTCCTGGGCCATCGGTTTGAGCGTGGCCTCGTTGGCTTCTGCTATTTTGCGCAACACATATAATGTCCATGCAGTTTCCACCCTGGTCAAGGTAAGGGTTAAAGCTCAAATTAATATAATATGACAATATATTAACCGCTTTAATCGACTTTCTTCTGTACAGGGCGAGCACGGAGTCGAAGATGAAGTCTACCTTTCACTACCATGCGTACTGGGTCGCAATGGTGTTAGCCACGTGGTGAAACAAATTCTTACTCCGGAAGAAACTAAGAAACTGCAAGCATCTGCCACTCTGATGGCGCAGGTGCAGTCTGGTATCAAATTCTAAGCACTACAACCGTCACACCTTGTACTCAGAAGTTATTTATTGACAAAACCAAATTGTATGTTAAGCTAGCTAAGAACGAGCACGCAAGAACCTAACCAATTCCTTCTCAAAGAACCAGTTGTATCGATCCCTAAGAACAAGCACACAAGCACCTAACATCTCAAGGAACCAGATGGATCGAtctctaaaacaaacaaacgacctAACCATTTCCTTATCTAGGAGCTAACTAAAAGCATAGAACAAACATCCCAGACCTCTGTATCCCTTCCTTCTCAAGGAACCAGATCGATCTACCCCTGCACCGAGCATTAGAAATGTATTCCattgcataatttttaaatgtccCTTGCGGCTGAAAACGTATGCTTACAGTAAATAAAATGATAGAAATATTATGCAGTGCATCGATTTTCAATTGAAACAACTGGTTACAGCTGACGGAGACGGCTACAACTAACCGTCTAAGATGGACTAAAAGatcaacaatttttaaaccagGACTCACAGCAAAAATTTGGACGTGAATGTGTAGAGTAAAATTTAGGTAACCATTAATAAATGATGTAAACTAACTGATGCAAGCCAttgcattcaaaaatataaaaccaacACCACCCTACCTCGATTAGTGTTTAGGAGTCTCACAACAATATGGTAATTCGGTTATACACAATTATTGGAAGCGAGCGAATTGGCCATTATTCGAACACTCCCTCGTCGGACATTGCACTTCGATGCGACCCGAGATTACGAAATTGTTGAGCTcatgcaaaaatttaaaaatcagaCCCATTTGGCAAATAATACAAATATAATCTTTTGCTGTGAAAACTTTTGGAATCGACATTCAATGGACAAATTTAGCTAATCACAATCTCtttgaaaaatgcaaacatcaCATCATAATCCTACACTT encodes the following:
- the LOC126562572 gene encoding L-lactate dehydrogenase, which translates into the protein MSEVKSKLLTQIAEPMTSSGNKVTVVGIGQVGMACAFSILTQNVSSEVALIDVNADKLQGEMLDLQHGSAFMKNAHINAGTDFSVSAGSRLIVITAGVRQKEGESRLDLVQRNTDILKGIIPKLVAQSPDCILLVVSNPVDILTYVAWKLSGLPKNRVIGSGTNLDSSRFRFLMSQKLGVAPTSCHGWIIGEHGDSSVPVWSGVNVAGVRLAEINPSIGTEADTEKWGDLHQQVVNSAYEVIRLKGYTSWAIGLSVASLASAILRNTYNVHAVSTLVKGEHGVEDEVYLSLPCVLGRNGVSHVVKQILTPEETKKLQASATLMAQVQSGIKF